Proteins found in one Abyssicoccus albus genomic segment:
- a CDS encoding phage holin, with protein MPQNKGTWIRFILLAVSLISTGLVLFGKEPLEYDEVQLEQTLTFLFTVGASAYAAFKNNDTTKEGAIGTEITKQLKRDKLTSRQIEKVERQVDEEEELKGDS; from the coding sequence ATGCCACAAAACAAAGGAACATGGATTCGATTTATCCTACTCGCAGTTTCGTTAATCAGTACGGGATTAGTTCTATTCGGAAAAGAACCGTTAGAGTATGACGAAGTACAACTCGAACAAACATTGACGTTCTTATTCACGGTAGGCGCTTCTGCTTATGCCGCATTTAAGAACAACGACACAACGAAAGAGGGCGCTATTGGTACGGAGATCACGAAACAATTAAAGCGTGATAAGTTGACGAGTAGACAAATCGAAAAAGTAGAGCGCCAAGTTGACGAGGAAGAAGAATTGAAAGGAGACTCGTAA
- a CDS encoding DUF2951 family protein: MVVEQHNQRIKRLEEKDAENDKKFERIYERIDETEKKSAEQINRVYASLEQIRSGQHSQELTNQKMDFTLDLINRERDEEKERRKQEQKKSEENMRKIKFWLLGLIGTVITSMVIALLQQWFGL; encoded by the coding sequence ATGGTGGTAGAACAGCATAACCAACGTATTAAAAGGTTGGAAGAAAAAGACGCAGAGAACGACAAAAAGTTCGAACGAATCTACGAACGTATTGATGAGACTGAAAAGAAGTCCGCCGAACAAATCAATCGAGTTTATGCGTCGTTAGAACAAATACGTTCGGGTCAACATTCGCAAGAACTTACGAATCAGAAAATGGACTTCACACTCGATCTAATAAACCGTGAGAGAGACGAGGAGAAAGAAAGGCGTAAGCAAGAACAGAAAAAGTCGGAAGAGAATATGCGTAAAATAAAGTTCTGGTTATTAGGTTTAATCGGAACCGTTATTACGAGTATGGTTATAGCACTACTCCAACAATGGTTCGGATTATAA
- a CDS encoding N-acetylmuramoyl-L-alanine amidase, whose translation MSYKIVNMWTPKSKWAIKATYPMKPTTITVHNTANTARARGEASYMNSNNNYTSYHVAVDDKEVVQLIPFNRNAWHAGNLTGNRTSIGVEICYSMDNGYNGSKSERYKQAEDNAATYIAHVLTQYGWGVDRVRKHEDWSGKYCPHKMLSTNSWRDFLRLIQRKMDEINGDKKTSKQVTKKVKKQRNTYIVRKGDTLWGIANDHGITVSQLKSLNNLRSNVLQIGQKLTVVKPKSEPKKPNTDWDWSGTFTSNSSIVVRRGYPSLKSKKVPSNSYLRKGDWVNFDHLFYKDGYWWIRFKYSTKGSSTAYFFAPVGKKETGIGFSSANQKGRLWGEVTKLNSGATSGVKSWYTKGAVNHH comes from the coding sequence ATGAGTTATAAAATCGTTAATATGTGGACGCCAAAGTCGAAGTGGGCGATTAAAGCAACGTACCCTATGAAGCCGACAACAATTACCGTACACAATACGGCTAATACGGCGAGAGCAAGAGGCGAGGCTTCGTACATGAACTCGAACAACAATTATACGTCATACCACGTCGCAGTAGACGATAAAGAAGTCGTACAATTGATTCCGTTCAACCGTAACGCTTGGCACGCAGGAAACTTAACGGGGAATAGAACGAGCATTGGTGTCGAGATTTGTTACTCTATGGATAACGGTTATAATGGTTCGAAGTCAGAGCGATACAAACAAGCCGAAGACAATGCTGCGACATACATTGCTCACGTATTAACTCAATACGGTTGGGGTGTCGATAGAGTACGTAAGCACGAAGATTGGAGCGGTAAGTACTGTCCGCACAAAATGTTATCGACAAACTCGTGGAGAGATTTCTTGCGTTTGATCCAACGTAAGATGGACGAAATCAATGGCGATAAGAAGACTTCGAAACAAGTAACGAAGAAAGTTAAGAAGCAACGTAATACGTATATTGTCCGTAAAGGAGATACGTTGTGGGGTATCGCAAACGACCACGGAATTACTGTTTCGCAATTGAAGTCGTTGAATAACTTACGTAGTAACGTATTACAAATCGGACAGAAACTAACGGTAGTCAAGCCGAAGTCCGAGCCAAAGAAACCGAATACAGATTGGGATTGGTCGGGAACATTTACGTCGAATAGTTCGATTGTAGTACGTAGAGGTTATCCGTCATTGAAGTCGAAGAAAGTTCCTTCGAATAGTTACCTACGTAAAGGCGATTGGGTAAACTTCGACCACTTGTTCTATAAAGACGGATACTGGTGGATTCGATTTAAGTATTCTACGAAAGGTTCTTCTACGGCATACTTCTTCGCTCCTGTCGGAAAGAAAGAGACGGGAATCGGATTTAGTTCTGCGAACCAAAAAGGACGTTTGTGGGGCGAAGTGACGAAATTGAATAGCGGTGCTACGTCTGGAGTAAAATCGTGGTATACTAAAGGCGCAGTCAACCATCATTAA